TAAGAACAACACAGAAGTGAGTGGTCAGACGCAGCCTTACTATAGTGAGAAGCAGTCGCTGCACGGAACATATTATGCCATTGCCACTGACAGGGCAGGAAATACGTTGCGTACCTGTCCAATTACTATCAGTGCGGGTACTGCTCCGGTCCGTAACATGCGCGTATATCCGAATCCAGCGAAAGCAGGTAATCCGGTGACGGTTGAGATCAATTATCCGGCAGGTGAATTGCAGGGAGCAAGATTAGTAATATCCCATACAAACGGAACAGTGGTGCAGGAGTACAACAATGTGCAGCCTGTTATGACTATTGCATTGCCGTCTTCCGGTCAGCTCTTTATTGTTTCTATTGTGTTGGCAAATGGACAAAGGGCAACCGTAAATGTGCTGGCAAAATAAAGGTTCTATCTTAATTTTTTAACAGCTTGTCTGGCGATTAGTTTCCAGCCATCTTCATATTTTGTCCAGACCAGGAGGACATAGAGATGGGCTTCGCCTGCTTTTTGTTCATCGAAGGTTTGAGCATCGAGTTCATGACGGACAATGGCGAAGCTTTCAGTTTCTGTGATGGTTTGGGCTGTGAGGTCCATAGTGAGGAACTTGTAGGTTCCGTCGCTGATCTTTTGGATGAAATCATTTTTTCCTTCTACGTGGCCATCGGAATGACCGTAGCTAAGTGTATCGGATAATAGTTGGTGGAGGGTGGTTGTATTGGAGTCCAGAACTGCTGCTCTGAATTGATCTATGGTGGTGGCGATGTTTTGCATGATTGTTATCTTATTCTTCGGCCTATTTTGCCTCAATGATACTAATTATTTTCTCTCCTTTAAGTTCGAATTCAAACTGACCGAATTTCTTTGAAGTATTATGAGGGCAGTTTTTGTTTGGTGATGAGGCTGCGATACATATAAGATCACTCCATGCATGAAGTTTAAGAGTCTATTAGGGATTCTGGATTGGCAAGCCACCCTAAAATGAACCAATTAAAACTACTCTGGTGGCATCAAGTGCTACTTTAAGTTAGTTTCTAAAACCTTCTTTAATTCGACTGGCGCATTTATGAGAACAATCAGGAGTCTCATTATTTCAACTTAATTTTTATACGATTAACAAAGATTAGATAAAGGCGCCTCGAGCGCTGTAAAGAGGGTTGCAATTCTTGTATGA
This portion of the Pseudobacter ginsenosidimutans genome encodes:
- a CDS encoding nuclear transport factor 2 family protein — translated: MQNIATTIDQFRAAVLDSNTTTLHQLLSDTLSYGHSDGHVEGKNDFIQKISDGTYKFLTMDLTAQTITETESFAIVRHELDAQTFDEQKAGEAHLYVLLVWTKYEDGWKLIARQAVKKLR